The Zavarzinella sp. sequence CCACCGTGATGGATGAGATCTGCCTGATTCGTTCGATGCATACGGATCAGTTTAATCATGCACCCGCTCAAATTTTTCTGAATACGGGCTTCTCGCAGCCTGGGCGACCAAGTCTTGGTTCGTGGGTGGTTTACGGTTTGGGTTCCGAAACACAGGAACTACCTGCCTACGTGGTCATGAGCACAGGTGGTGGTAACAGCGGTGGTGCCGCAAACTGGTCCAGCGGCTTTCTGCCAAGTGTTTTCACCGGTACCCAATTTCGCAATCAGGGTGATCCGATTCTGAATCTCAGTTCCCCACCTGGCATTGATGCCCGGACGCAGCGTTCTTCGATTGATCTGATTAACAATCTGAATCAGCAACGACTGAATCAGGTGGGTCAGCCAGAAATTGCGACCAGAATACAGGCTTACGAAACGGCAGCCCGCCTGCAGTTAGCAGGGCCAGACTTATTTGATCTGTCTAAAGAATCCCAGAAAGTCCTGGACATGTACGGCGTGGTGCCTAGCCAGAACTCGTTTGCACGTTCCTGCCTGCTGGCCCGCCGCATGGTGCAGCGGGGAGTGAGATTTATCAATATTTATCACGATGGCTGGGATGCCCACTCCGATGTGGTGGGGAATCACAAAAACCATGCTCGTCAGGTTGATCGTGGGTGTGCCGCACTGATTCGCGATTTGAAATCCCACGGTTTGCTGGATTCCACCCTCGTCATCTGGGGTGGGGAGTTTGGCAGAACACCCATGGTGGAAATGAATCCCGTGTTGGGTCGGAGCCTGGGACGAGATCACCTGCCCAGTGCCTTTTCAATGTGGATGGCAGGTGGCGGGATCAAACAGGGGATCGTCCATGGTGCCACCGATGAATTGGGCATCCAGGCAGTCGAAAACCCAGTGCATGTGCATGACCTTCAGGCGACAATTTTGCATTGTCTGGGGCTGGATCATGAGCGTTTGACCTATCACCACGCAGGCCGGGATTTTCGATTAACCGATGTGCATGGCAAGCTGGTGAAAGAGATTCTTGCTTAATAAAAATTCGGCGAATAGTTGATGTATCAAGTAATCGCAGATTGTTGGTGGATGACTTACACAACAACAGTTGATTGATCAGGGAACCGCCAAAACGCACTTTTTCCACCATTTCTCACCTGGAAACCGATAGAACGTCTTCTCGGGAATTATGAATTACGCACGGTGGGTAGGTCTGGGATGAAACAGCATTACGTCAGTCATCTGGAAGGTGCCATCGATGGCACAGAATTGCCATTTGGGCAAATTGCCAGTCTCCATGAAAATCGCCCCATCTGGGTGCGATACGATCTCAATGCGATTCGCAAGGTGTTCACCAAAGAAATGCTTGCTTCCCGCCCAAAAAGCCTATGGCGGTACCGTGAATTATTACCACTTCCTGCAGATGCAGACCCAGTGACTTTTGATGAAGGGATGACCCCACTGTTAGCCTGCAATCGTCTGGGAAAGCATTTCGGCCTGAATGATTTGTGGGTAAAAGACGAAGCGATCATGCCCACGGGCAGTTTCAAATCACGCGGTATGACCATGGCCATCAGCATGGCCAGGTGGCTTGGTATTCAACGAATTGCATTGCCGACTGCAGGTAACGCAGGCAGTGCCGCGGCTGCTTATGGTGCACGTGCCGGAATGGAAGTATATATTTTCATGCCTGAAGATACCCCCACGGTCAATCAGATGGAAGTAGACATGTTTGGCGCCCATGCTTATCGCGTCAACGGATTAATCAATGATTGTGGGGCAATTGTCCGCAATTTTCAATCTTCCATGGGCTGGTTCGATCTTTCCACGCTGAAAGAACCATACCGCCTGGAAGGGAAAAAAACCATGGGGCTGGAACTGGCAGAACAGTTCGATTGGCAATTGCCGGACGTCATCTTCTACCCCACCGGTGGGGGTACTGGCCTGATCGGCATGTGGAAAGCATTTCAGGAATTACAGGCGTTGGGCTGGTTGAAAGATGCCCGGATGCCGCGTCTGGTCAGTTGTCAGGCTGAAGGCTGTGCACCCATTGTACGGGCGTTTGAAGCTGGGGAACGTCATGCACCGGTTTTTCCCAACGCCCACACCGTTGCAAGTGGGTTGCGGGTTCCAGTTGCAGTTGGCGACTTCATGATGCTGGATGCGATTCGTGCCAGCAATGGCACTGCACGGTGCGGCAGAGAAGCATCAATCCAGCATTGGATGCGCACTGCCGGAAGTCTGGAAGGGATTTCCCTTTGTCCGGAAACGGCGATCTGCCTGGATGTGTTACAGCAATTGAAAGAGGAAGGTTGGGTTGCCCCGCATGAGAAGGTGGTGGTGTTTAACACGGGTGCGGCCCAGAAATATCTGGAAGCCTACCCTGCGAATCTGCCATATCTGGATAAAAACGGCCCATTTCCCTGGCCAAAATAATCGCCGTAATAGAGTTTTTGATTAGATTCAGATTCTGATGAATGTTTTGTTTCTGTAGAGCCACCACAAAACGAACCAGAAACATAAAAGGATCAGCCCACCTTCAACGATCAGCTGGTACTCTTTGCCAAACAGATCCAGTGGGCGATAGCCCCACCGATCATGGATCAATCCCAGGTGCGTCGCAATCGTTTCTCTCAGAAAACCAGGCAGGGTTTCTGCCATCACATAAGCCACAATGGAATTGGCACCTATCACTATAATTGGGTAAGTCACAAAGGCAACGCCTGTGCGATCAAACAATAGTGAGAGGATACACAACACAATGAAACAGATCCCCCCACTGAACAAGACCCAGGAAGGGGTCCAGATACGTTTTACATTCGGGCAAATTCCAAACTGATCCAGTCCCACTGCCAGCAATATGGCAATCGTTCCAGTCGCAAACAGTTTCAGGCAAGTTTCCGAACGATTGGTGGACTCTTTCAACCAGTTACCAGCCAGCAGTCCCAGAATCATCGTCCCTAACGTGGGGATAAAGCTGAGCGTCGCATAGCCACCACGGTTAAATTCGAAAGGTGATTCTCTGCCAAACAGATTGAGGAACCATTTATCAAAAGCCCACGCCAGATTACTGTTCTTGTTCCAGTGGGCTGCAAACCCGTTGGCATGGTGCGGCCAATCAGCTGGCACGCCAACCGCAGCATAGCTGAAATCGGCATTTGGCAGTGGGAACAATGCAAATGCGGCAAAGTAAGCAACCAGTACCACGCCAAGCACGGCCATTTGCCATGCAGGACGCAGCCAGGCCAGTAGAAATACAAAGAAGTATCCCAGACCAATCTGGGTTAATGTGTCTTCAAATGTGAAATACGTATATTTTTTGCCGATGGAACGCAGGATAATGCCCAGGCCGATCAGCAGTAACGATCGCCACAGTGCGTGTCCCGCCATCCGAAAAAAAGATTGCCCTCTGCCCAGGCGTGCTGCCAGGGAAAACGGTAAGGCAACACCCACCAGAAAGGTGAAGGATGGCTGGATCATATCGTGGACGGAACAACCACGCCAGGCGACATGGCTAGTGTGCCACCCCAACCAGGTCCATAAACTGCTGCCCGGAAACTGACTGGCCACTTTGGCAATTCGCAATACCTCGGCCATCATCAAAAACATCACCAGGCCGCGGTAGATGTCAATCGATTCAATTCGTTCTGGTTTTGAGGTGTTCATGGTGCGGTTCCCACAGGCAGGTGGGGGCGATTTGGCTGGACAAGTTCTGTAACCTGATGCTGTGTAAAGAGTTGCGTCAGTTTATCTGTTTTGTTTGCAATTTTGAAGTTTAGTTCATCCTCGTAAAGTGGCACTAATGAGTAAAAATTAATAATTTGCTCTTCCCGCTGGAGGGTGCGGAATTCTTCCGGAAACAGCATCGGTTCGTGCAGCAAAAAACTGCACAATTCCGTGCTGGGTGCCACAGGTTGTGGGGGATTTCCATTAGGGATGGTTACCCCAGTTGCAACCCAGTCAGAATAGAGGTGCGGCAATCTGGCAATCCGTTTTAACCAGCGAATCGGCCAGAAATAATCTTCTTCACGAAGAAGATCGCTGTAAATTGGCCACGTTGGCGGCAGTGCCAGCACCAATTCAGCATATCGCCTGCGCGGGGCCAATACCAGATCGTCCGGATCAGTAATCGGCACATCCATCGGTCTGGAACTCATGCCGCACGTAACCAGTGTAAAATAATCGCGAGATTCATCTG is a genomic window containing:
- a CDS encoding DUF1501 domain-containing protein, with the protein product MFEHNTLSLARRHFLQTCGIGLGKVALANLLGGSYAQAAGGAARNPFRPKAPHFPGKARAVIHLFMGGAPSHLDLFDEKPALIKWAGKSLPQELLKGQRFAFIRADAAVLPPQFPFQQVGKAGTRIASTLFPHLSTVMDEICLIRSMHTDQFNHAPAQIFLNTGFSQPGRPSLGSWVVYGLGSETQELPAYVVMSTGGGNSGGAANWSSGFLPSVFTGTQFRNQGDPILNLSSPPGIDARTQRSSIDLINNLNQQRLNQVGQPEIATRIQAYETAARLQLAGPDLFDLSKESQKVLDMYGVVPSQNSFARSCLLARRMVQRGVRFINIYHDGWDAHSDVVGNHKNHARQVDRGCAALIRDLKSHGLLDSTLVIWGGEFGRTPMVEMNPVLGRSLGRDHLPSAFSMWMAGGGIKQGIVHGATDELGIQAVENPVHVHDLQATILHCLGLDHERLTYHHAGRDFRLTDVHGKLVKEILA
- a CDS encoding threonine synthase, encoding MKQHYVSHLEGAIDGTELPFGQIASLHENRPIWVRYDLNAIRKVFTKEMLASRPKSLWRYRELLPLPADADPVTFDEGMTPLLACNRLGKHFGLNDLWVKDEAIMPTGSFKSRGMTMAISMARWLGIQRIALPTAGNAGSAAAAYGARAGMEVYIFMPEDTPTVNQMEVDMFGAHAYRVNGLINDCGAIVRNFQSSMGWFDLSTLKEPYRLEGKKTMGLELAEQFDWQLPDVIFYPTGGGTGLIGMWKAFQELQALGWLKDARMPRLVSCQAEGCAPIVRAFEAGERHAPVFPNAHTVASGLRVPVAVGDFMMLDAIRASNGTARCGREASIQHWMRTAGSLEGISLCPETAICLDVLQQLKEEGWVAPHEKVVVFNTGAAQKYLEAYPANLPYLDKNGPFPWPK
- a CDS encoding suppressor of fused domain protein, with the translated sequence MTNSTNESQSAPHDPDWIQALGDHIEHHIGPVANVIQEMVSDVVRIDLFLIEPDESRDYFTLVTCGMSSRPMDVPITDPDDLVLAPRRRYAELVLALPPTWPIYSDLLREEDYFWPIRWLKRIARLPHLYSDWVATGVTIPNGNPPQPVAPSTELCSFLLHEPMLFPEEFRTLQREEQIINFYSLVPLYEDELNFKIANKTDKLTQLFTQHQVTELVQPNRPHLPVGTAP